The following are encoded in a window of Halosolutus halophilus genomic DNA:
- a CDS encoding DUF5828 family protein codes for MEESISGFKVRGDWGDVVEHGERITRALRDEGVHDPDQSDGDRFARAFEEWEEWRPRAHETLDADVSEKTADQASVEEGKGEKAGKEPDEDIKTAGEKLSESYERLEDDDAEGAVGNWKESIDYVARAADSASRKALRRVEDTVYQNVMTQLAPYYFDNELISANVQQSTRSGDNGEQFVFEVNVNDDGLKDDVSDRLAELDEEIDRWHVEVEKDTDAAEAIEGAEPPPEPEPEEQSKSTTN; via the coding sequence ATGGAAGAGAGCATCTCGGGATTCAAAGTTCGCGGTGACTGGGGCGACGTCGTCGAGCACGGCGAACGCATCACGCGCGCGCTCCGGGACGAAGGGGTCCACGACCCCGACCAGTCCGACGGTGATCGCTTCGCCCGCGCCTTCGAGGAATGGGAAGAGTGGCGACCGCGCGCCCACGAGACGCTCGACGCGGACGTCAGCGAGAAGACCGCAGATCAGGCGAGCGTCGAGGAGGGGAAAGGCGAGAAAGCCGGGAAAGAGCCCGACGAGGACATCAAGACCGCCGGTGAGAAGCTGTCGGAGTCGTACGAACGACTCGAAGACGACGACGCGGAGGGCGCGGTCGGCAACTGGAAGGAGTCGATCGACTACGTCGCGCGAGCGGCCGACTCCGCCAGCCGCAAGGCACTGCGTCGGGTCGAAGACACGGTCTACCAGAACGTGATGACCCAGCTCGCGCCGTACTACTTCGACAACGAACTCATCAGCGCCAACGTCCAGCAGTCGACCCGGAGCGGAGACAACGGCGAACAGTTCGTCTTCGAGGTCAACGTCAACGACGACGGCCTGAAAGACGACGTCTCCGATCGACTCGCCGAACTCGACGAAGAGATCGACCGGTGGCACGTCGAGGTCGAGAAGGACACGGACGCCGCCGAAGCGATCGAAGGCGCCGAACCGCCGCCGGAACCTGAACCGGAGGAGCAGTCGAAGTCGACGACCAACTGA
- a CDS encoding amino acid ABC transporter permease — protein sequence MTERTEGTESMGETRSIGTRRLRPPRDVEALLAFVAGVAFWGWLVTRWLYDWTLGRWGIGPGSGESFLSPAPLERAAETFANTRAVVGPVGVSTEWLAGALDGAALAIEIAPALATGAWYTIVLTAVSVVLGFCIAVPLSVLRVYGGPFRWVAIAYTELIRGTPLLAQLFVLYYGLPLSIWLNDVDVVGRGFVPAYAFWIAIVGFTINGSAYQAEYIRGALESVDEGQLTAARAIGLSKIEGIRHVVLPQTLRYAIPAWTNELVYLIKYSSLAGFITVPELYYRASRIASTNLEYTTIFGLLALVYLGLVLTATNLMDRLEHRVAVPGLGRAEGRQQGTAEEAAGERQ from the coding sequence ATGACTGAGCGGACGGAGGGAACCGAATCGATGGGCGAGACGCGGTCGATCGGCACGCGCCGGCTGCGGCCACCCCGAGACGTCGAGGCGCTGCTCGCCTTCGTCGCGGGCGTCGCCTTCTGGGGCTGGCTCGTCACGCGCTGGCTCTACGACTGGACGCTCGGCCGCTGGGGGATCGGCCCCGGTTCGGGCGAGAGTTTCCTCTCGCCGGCCCCGCTCGAACGCGCGGCCGAGACGTTCGCGAACACCAGAGCGGTGGTCGGACCGGTCGGCGTGTCGACCGAGTGGCTCGCGGGCGCACTCGACGGGGCCGCGCTCGCGATCGAGATCGCACCCGCGCTGGCGACCGGCGCCTGGTACACGATCGTTCTGACGGCGGTCAGCGTCGTCCTCGGCTTTTGCATCGCGGTCCCGCTCTCCGTCCTGCGCGTCTACGGCGGGCCGTTCCGGTGGGTCGCGATCGCGTACACCGAACTGATCCGGGGGACGCCGCTTCTGGCCCAGTTGTTCGTCCTCTATTACGGACTGCCGCTTTCGATCTGGCTCAACGACGTCGACGTCGTCGGTCGGGGCTTCGTCCCCGCGTACGCGTTCTGGATCGCCATCGTCGGCTTCACGATCAACGGCTCGGCCTACCAGGCCGAGTACATCCGGGGGGCCCTGGAGAGCGTCGACGAGGGGCAACTGACCGCGGCCCGCGCGATCGGCCTCTCCAAGATCGAGGGGATCCGGCACGTCGTCCTGCCACAGACGTTGCGCTACGCGATCCCGGCGTGGACGAACGAACTCGTCTACCTGATCAAGTACTCCTCGCTGGCCGGTTTCATCACGGTCCCGGAACTCTACTACCGGGCGAGCCGCATCGCGTCGACGAACCTCGAGTACACGACGATCTTCGGGCTGCTCGCGCTGGTGTACCTCGGACTGGTCCTGACGGCGACGAACCTGATGGACCGCCTCGAACACCGCGTCGCGGTCCCCGGTCTGGGACGGGCCGAGGGCCGCCAGCAGGGGACCGCCGAGGAGGCGGCGGGCGAGCGTCAGTAG
- a CDS encoding amino acid ABC transporter ATP-binding protein, with protein sequence MAGEPLLRIEDLRKSYGDEEVLRGISLEIDRGDVEVLVGPSGSGKSTLLRCLNRLTETDSGHIYLGDTEVTGPDTDPNEIRQQIGMVFQDINLFAHLTARENVTLGLRKVRGMDAEAARERADAELERVGLADQVGSYPAQLSGGQKQRVGIARALAMDPEVMLFDEPTSALDPELSNEVLAVMDELVAEGMTMVVVTHEMRFARGAASGITFLDEGRIVERGPPEQLFDDPENERTAQFFESIRHD encoded by the coding sequence ATCGCGGGCGAACCGCTGTTACGGATCGAAGACCTCCGGAAGTCCTACGGCGACGAGGAGGTGCTTCGTGGCATCTCCCTCGAGATCGATCGCGGCGACGTCGAGGTGCTGGTCGGCCCCAGCGGGAGCGGCAAGTCGACGCTGCTGCGGTGTCTCAACCGGTTGACCGAGACCGACAGCGGGCACATCTACCTCGGCGACACCGAGGTGACCGGTCCGGACACCGATCCGAACGAGATTCGACAGCAGATCGGGATGGTGTTCCAGGACATCAATCTGTTCGCGCACCTGACCGCGCGCGAGAACGTCACGCTCGGCCTCCGAAAGGTCCGCGGAATGGACGCGGAGGCGGCTCGCGAGCGCGCGGACGCCGAACTCGAGCGGGTCGGACTCGCCGATCAGGTCGGCTCCTACCCGGCACAGCTGTCGGGCGGGCAGAAACAGCGCGTCGGGATCGCTCGCGCGCTCGCGATGGACCCCGAAGTCATGCTGTTCGACGAGCCGACGAGCGCGCTCGACCCGGAACTGAGCAACGAGGTGCTGGCCGTGATGGACGAACTCGTCGCCGAGGGGATGACGATGGTCGTCGTCACCCACGAGATGCGGTTCGCGCGCGGCGCGGCGAGCGGCATCACGTTCCTCGACGAGGGTCGGATCGTCGAACGCGGCCCGCCGGAGCAACTGTTCGACGACCCCGAAAACGAGCGAACTGCCCAGTTCTTCGAGAGCATTCGCCATGACTGA
- a CDS encoding amino acid ABC transporter permease, with translation MDFVAPIGGPLTTLTLPVTETIAALDQLPLLQGVVSGALGEDWAFVAENADYLLGGTVITIVLTIASLLLGFLAGFPAGAIEVYGDGYLRSFVRKVGVLLRGTPILVIIIFTYFVLPIDVVLGPTAAVLEAIDWVLGPTPFTVPTAVPEAFMAATIALGFRSASYQSQIFRGALQSIDEGQMEAARSIGMSRLEAIRNVMVPQALRRSVPGFQNEFTIVLKDTSIAFAIGLGELLKRSYDLFTQQTTAILEVILFVSLIYFVLTFSTNRTLDYVSNYFAIPGESS, from the coding sequence ATGGATTTCGTCGCACCGATCGGCGGGCCTCTGACGACGCTGACGCTCCCGGTTACGGAGACGATCGCCGCGCTCGATCAGCTGCCGTTGCTCCAGGGCGTCGTGAGCGGCGCGCTCGGCGAGGACTGGGCGTTCGTCGCGGAGAACGCCGACTATCTACTGGGCGGAACGGTCATCACGATCGTCCTGACGATCGCCAGCCTTCTGCTCGGATTTTTAGCGGGCTTTCCGGCAGGGGCGATCGAGGTGTACGGCGACGGCTATCTCCGGTCGTTCGTCCGCAAGGTCGGCGTCTTGCTGCGGGGAACGCCGATCCTCGTCATCATCATCTTCACCTACTTCGTGTTGCCGATCGACGTCGTCCTGGGACCGACGGCAGCGGTCCTCGAAGCGATCGACTGGGTGCTCGGGCCGACGCCGTTTACCGTCCCGACCGCCGTTCCCGAGGCGTTCATGGCCGCGACGATCGCGCTCGGCTTCCGGAGCGCCAGTTACCAGTCCCAGATCTTCCGGGGTGCGCTCCAGAGCATCGACGAGGGACAAATGGAGGCCGCACGATCGATCGGCATGAGTCGCCTCGAGGCGATCCGCAACGTGATGGTGCCGCAGGCGCTGCGCCGGAGCGTCCCCGGGTTCCAGAACGAGTTTACGATCGTGCTGAAGGACACGTCGATCGCGTTCGCGATCGGACTGGGGGAACTGCTCAAACGCAGCTACGATCTGTTCACCCAGCAGACCACCGCGATTCTGGAGGTCATCCTCTTCGTCAGCCTGATCTACTTCGTGTTGACCTTCAGCACCAATCGCACGCTCGATTACGTGAGCAACTACTTCGCAATTCCAGGTGAGTCGTCGTGA
- a CDS encoding basic amino acid ABC transporter substrate-binding protein, whose product MSERSNSIDRRSYLKVTGAAGLTTVGLAGCLEDSGNGGDGGDGGDGGDGGDGGDDGGDGGDGEENQIVAGTAPGFPPFEMNEGGELVGFDIDLLEAVVAETEYELTGWEELEFDSLIPALDNGNIDVIAAAMTITEERQESIAFSDPYYSANQSVLVQSGGDFEASSLDDLEGADVGAQSGTTGEGVVEDELEDVNYRSYDNYVLAVEELESGLLDAVVLDEPVGETFAANREVEVAFTFETGEEYGFGLRQGEDDLQTALNDGIAAVEESGQYEEITREWFGE is encoded by the coding sequence ATGAGCGAACGCTCGAACTCGATCGACAGGCGGAGTTACCTCAAGGTGACCGGTGCAGCGGGTCTCACGACGGTCGGACTGGCCGGCTGTCTCGAGGACAGCGGCAACGGTGGAGACGGCGGCGATGGCGGCGACGGCGGCGACGGCGGCGACGGCGGCGACGACGGTGGCGATGGCGGCGACGGTGAGGAGAACCAGATCGTCGCGGGAACGGCGCCCGGATTCCCGCCGTTCGAGATGAACGAGGGGGGCGAACTCGTCGGGTTCGACATCGACCTCCTCGAGGCCGTCGTCGCGGAGACCGAGTACGAACTGACGGGGTGGGAGGAACTGGAATTCGACTCGCTGATTCCCGCCCTCGACAACGGAAACATCGACGTCATCGCGGCCGCGATGACGATCACGGAGGAGCGCCAGGAATCCATCGCGTTCTCCGATCCGTACTACAGCGCCAACCAGTCGGTGCTCGTCCAGTCGGGTGGGGATTTCGAGGCGTCGTCCCTTGACGACCTCGAGGGGGCTGACGTCGGCGCCCAGTCCGGGACGACCGGCGAGGGCGTCGTCGAAGACGAACTCGAAGACGTCAATTACAGGTCCTACGACAACTACGTGCTGGCGGTCGAGGAACTCGAAAGCGGCCTGCTCGACGCGGTCGTCCTCGACGAACCGGTCGGCGAGACGTTCGCGGCGAACCGCGAGGTCGAGGTGGCGTTTACCTTCGAGACCGGCGAGGAGTACGGATTCGGTCTCCGGCAGGGCGAAGACGACCTACAGACCGCGCTCAACGACGGCATCGCGGCCGTCGAGGAGTCGGGCCAGTACGAGGAGATCACTCGCGAGTGGTTCGGCGAGTAA
- a CDS encoding inorganic phosphate transporter, with amino-acid sequence MVEIATIGTFLVAAIASLFMAWAIGAGSSGSTPFAPAVGANAISVMRAGFLVGLLGFAGAVLQGANVSEAVGAELIGGVTLNAEAATIALLIAAVLVALGVFAGYPIATAFTVTGAVIGVGLAMGGDPAWPKYTEIATLWILTPFVGGGLAYAIARTLRAEPVSEETLIVVLAAFVGALVANIEFAILGPEEAGGASIAQVAGGWLPGPTIAGTAAASIAIAAAWALAIGFDLRQGTERGERHFLLVLGGLVAFSAGGSQVGLAVGPLIPLSGDVGLPLPALLLGGGFGLLLGSWTGAPRMIKAISQDYSSLGPRRSIAALIPSFIIAQTAVLYGIPVSFNEIIVSAIIGSGYAAAGAGGGVSASKMGYTVLAWIGSLAGSIVVSYVGFVVVFSLIG; translated from the coding sequence ATGGTCGAGATCGCGACGATTGGGACGTTTCTGGTCGCCGCGATCGCCAGCCTCTTTATGGCCTGGGCGATCGGCGCCGGATCGAGTGGATCGACACCGTTTGCACCCGCTGTCGGCGCAAACGCGATCTCGGTGATGCGAGCCGGCTTTCTCGTCGGCCTGCTCGGGTTCGCCGGCGCTGTCCTGCAGGGAGCGAACGTCTCCGAAGCGGTCGGAGCGGAGTTGATCGGCGGAGTGACCCTCAACGCCGAAGCAGCGACGATCGCGCTCCTCATCGCGGCCGTCCTGGTTGCGCTCGGCGTCTTCGCGGGGTATCCGATAGCGACGGCGTTCACGGTCACCGGCGCCGTCATCGGCGTCGGACTGGCCATGGGCGGCGATCCCGCGTGGCCGAAGTACACCGAAATCGCCACGCTGTGGATCCTGACGCCGTTCGTCGGGGGCGGTCTCGCCTACGCGATCGCCCGGACGCTCCGTGCCGAACCGGTCTCCGAGGAGACGCTCATCGTCGTGCTCGCGGCCTTCGTCGGCGCGCTCGTCGCCAACATCGAGTTCGCGATCCTCGGCCCGGAGGAGGCCGGCGGCGCGTCGATCGCCCAGGTTGCCGGCGGCTGGCTCCCCGGCCCGACGATCGCCGGTACCGCGGCCGCGTCCATCGCGATCGCGGCCGCCTGGGCGCTCGCGATCGGCTTCGATCTCCGGCAGGGCACCGAGCGCGGGGAGCGACACTTCCTGCTCGTCCTCGGTGGCCTGGTCGCGTTCTCCGCTGGCGGGAGCCAGGTCGGGCTGGCAGTCGGCCCGCTGATACCGCTGTCGGGCGACGTCGGTCTCCCGCTTCCCGCCCTGCTGCTCGGCGGCGGGTTCGGCCTCCTGCTTGGCTCCTGGACCGGCGCGCCGCGGATGATCAAGGCGATCTCGCAGGACTACTCCTCGCTCGGACCGCGGCGATCGATCGCCGCACTCATCCCGTCGTTCATCATCGCCCAGACCGCCGTCCTCTACGGCATCCCAGTCTCCTTCAACGAGATCATCGTCAGCGCGATCATCGGCAGCGGCTACGCCGCGGCCGGGGCCGGTGGCGGCGTCAGCGCCAGCAAGATGGGCTACACCGTCCTCGCGTGGATCGGCTCGCTCGCCGGCTCGATCGTCGTCTCCTACGTCGGCTTCGTCGTCGTCTTCTCGCTGATCGGCTGA
- a CDS encoding hemolysin family protein has product MALSPLFEVVLAAYDVPVVGLEFDRSTVTILGVLAVVILIGLSAFFSSSEIAMFNLPKHRLEGMVEEGIDGATMVKTLKDDPHRLLVTILVGNNIVNIAMSSIATAILSIYFGGLVGVLLATFGITALVLLFGESVPKSYAVENTESWAVRISKPLKATEYLLFPLIVLFDYLTRQVNRLTGSTGAIESPYVTRDEIQEMIESGEREGVLEEEEHEMLTRIFRFNNTIVKEVMTPRLDMTAVPKDAGIDEAIETCIQSGHARIPVYEGSLDNVLGVVHIRDLVRDLNYGETEAEALELADLIQPTLHVPESKNVDELLSEMRENRMHMAIVIDEFGTTEGLVTMEDMVEEIIGEILEGGEEQPIEEIDDDTVLVRGEVNIEDVNEALDIDLPEGEEFETIAGFIFNRAGRLVEEGEETEFDGVRITVEDVENTRIMKARLRKLEQEPDEPDDLEAEREN; this is encoded by the coding sequence ATGGCGCTGTCTCCGCTGTTCGAGGTCGTGCTCGCCGCTTACGACGTCCCAGTCGTGGGTCTCGAGTTCGATCGGTCGACGGTGACGATCCTCGGTGTGCTGGCAGTCGTGATCCTCATCGGCCTCTCCGCGTTCTTTTCCTCGTCCGAGATCGCGATGTTCAATCTCCCCAAACACCGTCTCGAGGGGATGGTCGAGGAGGGAATCGATGGGGCGACGATGGTGAAGACGCTGAAGGACGATCCACACCGGTTGCTCGTGACGATCCTCGTCGGCAACAACATCGTCAACATCGCGATGTCCTCGATCGCGACGGCGATCCTGTCGATTTACTTCGGCGGACTGGTCGGCGTGTTGCTGGCGACGTTCGGAATCACCGCCCTCGTGTTGCTGTTCGGCGAGAGCGTCCCCAAGTCCTACGCGGTCGAGAACACCGAATCCTGGGCCGTCCGCATCTCGAAGCCGCTGAAGGCCACGGAGTACCTGCTGTTCCCGCTGATCGTCCTCTTCGACTACCTCACCCGGCAGGTCAACAGACTCACGGGATCGACGGGGGCGATCGAGTCGCCGTACGTCACCCGCGACGAGATCCAGGAGATGATCGAGTCGGGCGAGCGAGAGGGGGTCCTCGAAGAGGAGGAACACGAGATGCTGACGCGGATCTTCCGCTTCAACAACACGATCGTCAAGGAGGTAATGACGCCGCGACTGGACATGACCGCGGTGCCGAAAGACGCCGGCATCGACGAGGCGATCGAGACCTGTATCCAGAGCGGGCACGCTCGGATCCCCGTCTACGAGGGGAGCCTCGACAACGTCCTCGGCGTCGTCCACATTCGCGACCTCGTGCGCGACCTCAACTACGGTGAGACCGAGGCCGAGGCCCTCGAACTCGCGGACCTCATCCAGCCGACGCTGCACGTTCCCGAGTCGAAGAACGTCGACGAACTGCTGTCCGAGATGCGGGAAAACCGGATGCACATGGCCATCGTCATCGACGAGTTCGGCACCACCGAGGGGCTGGTGACGATGGAGGACATGGTCGAGGAAATCATCGGCGAGATTCTGGAGGGCGGCGAAGAACAGCCGATCGAGGAAATCGACGACGACACCGTCCTCGTCCGGGGCGAGGTCAACATCGAGGACGTCAACGAGGCCCTCGACATCGACCTCCCGGAGGGTGAGGAGTTCGAGACGATCGCCGGCTTCATCTTCAACCGTGCGGGCCGACTCGTCGAGGAGGGTGAGGAGACCGAGTTCGACGGCGTCCGGATCACCGTCGAAGACGTCGAGAACACCCGCATTATGAAAGCTCGGCTGCGGAAACTCGAGCAGGAACCGGACGAACCGGACGACCTCGAAGCGGAACGCGAGAACTGA
- a CDS encoding glutaredoxin family protein, which translates to MTASDSAVTDAPITFYRLQGCPYCERVARLFEEYDLAYTSRFVEPMHSRRDVVKRVAGVRTVPVVVDETTGITMAESANIVDYLESTYGDRADADGPAETAAVDAGGED; encoded by the coding sequence ATGACCGCATCAGACAGCGCAGTGACGGACGCACCGATCACGTTCTACCGACTGCAGGGATGTCCCTACTGCGAACGCGTGGCTCGACTATTCGAGGAGTACGATCTCGCGTACACGTCGCGGTTCGTCGAACCGATGCACTCCCGGCGCGACGTCGTCAAGCGCGTCGCGGGCGTCCGGACCGTGCCCGTCGTCGTCGACGAGACCACGGGCATCACGATGGCAGAGAGCGCGAACATCGTCGACTACCTGGAGTCGACCTACGGCGATCGCGCCGACGCGGACGGCCCCGCAGAGACGGCCGCCGTCGACGCTGGAGGTGAAGACTGA
- a CDS encoding redoxin domain-containing protein — protein MPDFDVVDLGPADGLDPGDVAPDFTRPLVTDEFWQDRTLSDLASEGRTILVFTPMVGSFLAKYVWDELDERGWDELDERVVGISAATPYGISRFLDENEYPFSLFSDPGNEVAKSYGIAHDLDGMTGISEPRPAFVALDADRTVEAAWVATEWPDFPDYDDLEERLGLA, from the coding sequence ATGCCGGACTTCGATGTCGTCGACCTCGGCCCCGCCGACGGTCTCGACCCCGGCGACGTCGCACCCGACTTCACCCGCCCGCTCGTCACCGACGAGTTCTGGCAGGATCGGACCCTCTCCGACCTCGCGAGCGAGGGCCGGACGATTCTCGTGTTCACGCCGATGGTCGGCTCGTTCCTCGCCAAGTACGTCTGGGACGAACTCGACGAACGAGGGTGGGACGAACTCGACGAACGCGTCGTCGGCATTAGCGCCGCGACGCCGTACGGGATCTCCCGCTTCCTCGACGAGAACGAGTACCCGTTTTCGCTGTTCAGCGACCCCGGCAACGAGGTCGCGAAGTCGTACGGCATCGCACACGACCTCGACGGGATGACCGGGATCAGCGAACCGCGTCCCGCCTTCGTCGCGCTCGACGCGGACCGCACCGTCGAGGCCGCGTGGGTCGCGACCGAGTGGCCCGACTTCCCCGACTACGACGACCTCGAGGAACGGCTCGGGCTCGCGTAG
- a CDS encoding L-threonylcarbamoyladenylate synthase has protein sequence MSEIDRAAAAITNGDLVVYPTETVYGLGADALDPEAVGRVFDAKGRDRSKPISLAVPSVPAAFQYVRATDRERHFMARFLPGPVTVLCRRREAVPDELTAGRDRVGVRIPDHDLALALCERADTPLTATSANVSGQGSVRRLDDLDPAIREAAAVALDDGETPGTESTVVDVSSATIHRRGAMADEIEDWLDRH, from the coding sequence ATGAGTGAGATCGATCGTGCGGCAGCCGCGATCACGAACGGGGACCTCGTCGTCTACCCCACGGAGACCGTCTACGGGCTGGGTGCGGACGCGCTCGACCCCGAGGCCGTCGGCCGCGTCTTCGACGCCAAGGGGCGGGACCGTTCGAAGCCGATCTCGCTGGCCGTGCCCTCGGTCCCGGCCGCGTTCCAGTACGTGCGGGCGACCGATCGAGAGCGCCACTTCATGGCCCGGTTCCTGCCCGGTCCCGTGACGGTGCTCTGTCGGCGGCGCGAGGCAGTCCCGGACGAACTCACGGCCGGGCGCGATCGGGTCGGCGTCCGGATCCCGGACCACGACCTCGCGCTGGCGCTCTGTGAACGGGCCGACACGCCGCTCACCGCGACGAGCGCGAACGTCAGCGGGCAGGGGAGCGTTCGGCGTCTCGACGACCTCGATCCGGCGATCCGCGAGGCGGCCGCGGTGGCGCTGGACGACGGGGAGACGCCCGGCACCGAGAGTACCGTCGTCGACGTCTCGAGCGCCACGATCCATCGACGGGGAGCGATGGCCGACGAGATCGAGGACTGGCTCGATCGGCACTGA
- a CDS encoding CRISPR-associated protein Cas4 — protein MTRHVAFSDLRTVAYCPRKCYYQRTRDDHDRASPPEVAAIRGLATRYDELLDACPDELATEPIAVPPATYRERLATARDRLGGGDGADGVDGEDGEDDTNHWDRLRDPADRDVLATGRDCRGIVHKVLAEPVEPAIVSAGKPPERGVWQPQSVHAVAAAKALAWEHETPVERAWLEYPASGVIRRVELTTRRKAEYRAALRTVRELDGPPPRIDNRSKCAACEFADECGVRTRTLRSLLGFG, from the coding sequence GTGACTCGACACGTCGCGTTCAGCGATCTCCGAACGGTCGCCTACTGCCCGCGGAAGTGCTACTACCAGCGAACGCGGGACGATCACGATCGGGCGTCGCCGCCCGAGGTCGCCGCAATCAGGGGCCTCGCGACCCGGTACGACGAGTTGCTCGACGCGTGCCCCGACGAACTCGCGACCGAACCGATCGCCGTTCCGCCCGCCACGTACCGCGAGCGTCTGGCGACCGCGCGGGATCGTCTCGGTGGTGGAGACGGCGCGGACGGTGTGGACGGCGAGGACGGCGAGGACGACACGAACCACTGGGACAGACTCCGCGACCCGGCCGATCGCGACGTCCTCGCCACCGGGCGTGACTGTCGGGGCATCGTCCACAAGGTGCTGGCAGAGCCGGTCGAGCCCGCGATCGTCTCGGCCGGAAAACCGCCCGAACGGGGCGTCTGGCAGCCCCAGTCGGTCCACGCCGTCGCGGCGGCCAAGGCGCTCGCCTGGGAGCACGAGACGCCCGTCGAACGGGCGTGGCTGGAGTACCCTGCCTCCGGCGTGATCCGGCGGGTCGAACTCACGACGCGCCGGAAAGCCGAGTACCGGGCGGCGCTGCGGACGGTCCGGGAACTCGACGGGCCACCGCCGCGGATCGACAACCGATCGAAGTGCGCGGCCTGCGAGTTCGCCGACGAGTGTGGTGTCCGGACGCGGACGCTGCGATCCCTGCTCGGGTTCGGCTGA
- a CDS encoding conditioned medium-induced protein 4 — protein sequence MNDKTEELRDIFTDVTDGEATVTESQEDTRGSLEKDERTVEDRLENVITQMRERYEFETPLTDAQLIALAKAFYDDESDAAIADELDVDEDVVFETRLSLHLVADDDADEVDLVAIRDREEDDATLAAEYDVSEAQIRRYRKVAAAKNESRAANDRYRDEFDSILADADLTDRMASDVREDGLEDATEGMETDVEF from the coding sequence ATGAACGACAAAACCGAGGAGCTCCGGGATATCTTCACCGACGTCACCGACGGTGAGGCGACCGTCACCGAATCACAGGAGGATACTCGCGGCTCCCTCGAGAAAGACGAACGGACCGTCGAGGACCGGCTCGAGAACGTCATCACGCAGATGCGAGAGCGATACGAGTTCGAGACGCCGCTGACCGACGCGCAACTCATCGCCCTCGCCAAGGCGTTCTACGACGACGAGAGCGACGCCGCGATCGCCGACGAACTGGACGTCGACGAGGACGTCGTCTTCGAGACCCGCCTGTCGCTGCACCTCGTGGCCGACGACGACGCCGACGAGGTCGATCTCGTCGCGATCCGCGATCGGGAGGAAGACGACGCCACGCTCGCCGCCGAGTACGACGTCAGCGAGGCTCAGATCCGCCGCTACCGGAAGGTTGCCGCAGCAAAAAACGAGTCGCGAGCGGCCAACGACCGCTACCGTGACGAGTTCGACAGCATCCTCGCCGACGCCGATCTGACCGATCGGATGGCCTCGGACGTCCGCGAGGACGGTCTCGAGGACGCTACGGAAGGGATGGAGACGGACGTGGAGTTCTAG